In one window of Escherichia coli DSM 30083 = JCM 1649 = ATCC 11775 DNA:
- the cusR gene encoding copper response regulator transcription factor CusR, producing the protein MKLLIVEDEKKTGEYLTKGLTEAGFVVDLADNGLNGYHLAMTGDYDLIILDIMLPDVNGWDIVRMLRSANKGMPILLLTALGTIEHRVKGLELGADDYLVKPFAFAELLARVRTLLRRGAAVIIESQFQVADLMVDLVSRKVTRSGTRITLTSKEFTLLEFFLRHQGEVLPRSLIASQVWDMNFDSDTNAIDVAVKRLRGKIDNDFEPKLIQTVRGVGYMLEVPDGQ; encoded by the coding sequence ATGAAACTGTTGATTGTCGAAGATGAAAAGAAAACCGGAGAATACTTGACCAAAGGGTTAACCGAAGCCGGTTTTGTGGTCGATTTGGCCGACAACGGGCTGAATGGCTACCATCTGGCGATGACCGGTGATTATGATCTGATAATCCTCGATATTATGCTGCCGGACGTGAACGGCTGGGATATCGTGCGCATGTTGCGTTCCGCCAATAAGGGGATGCCGATTCTGTTGCTTACCGCGCTTGGCACCATTGAACATCGCGTCAAGGGGCTGGAGTTGGGGGCGGATGACTATCTGGTGAAGCCGTTCGCTTTTGCTGAACTGCTGGCGCGGGTGCGCACTCTACTGCGGCGCGGGGCGGCGGTGATTATCGAAAGTCAGTTTCAGGTTGCCGATCTGATGGTCGATCTCGTCAGCCGCAAAGTCACCCGCAGCGGCACGCGCATCACTCTGACCAGTAAAGAATTTACTCTGCTGGAGTTTTTCCTCCGCCATCAGGGCGAAGTGCTGCCCCGCTCGCTTATCGCCTCGCAGGTATGGGACATGAATTTTGACAGCGATACCAACGCCATTGATGTGGCGGTGAAGCGGCTGCGCGGCAAAATCGACAACGACTTTGAGCCAAAGTTGATTCAGACCGTGCGCGGCGTGGGTTACATGCTAGAGGTGCCGGATGGTCAGTAA